From one Labeo rohita strain BAU-BD-2019 chromosome 8, IGBB_LRoh.1.0, whole genome shotgun sequence genomic stretch:
- the dnmt3ba gene encoding LOW QUALITY PROTEIN: DNA (cytosine-5-)-methyltransferase 3 beta, duplicate a (The sequence of the model RefSeq protein was modified relative to this genomic sequence to represent the inferred CDS: deleted 1 base in 1 codon): MATNVSLDPNNPDDKCSRYEVLSWMNETLQTNFTQVEQCRSGACFCQLMDLLFPGSIDMSKVKFESQKRSDFVQNYSLLQTAFRKSGVKERIPVKQLLTGKFRPNFTFLKWFKKFFLANEKQGREYNPVEARSGQDIVQVDDPVRSPKSWKTPRESGRVRDESDKDMELNGKNQPVTYNPKWQKTFKWIRASDMGDNCAYCTLCDHNIALQAGFFDVKRHQQTQKHMRHEKAGLNSLSCSDTMLLFIQNHCLSSLPSRINKVSQRTASYILGLNYPNDIISACKMNPYCIYIYGQVPLDAESRERTFCHVVLVGFFEEKQARYCIRLLDVFQAEDGSSVSKGLLSVLQKFELPAGNMVAFYVNDQERTSGSVVSQIQELNPQVIDLGGLYSVPDTACSAGLQAHSTQVQELIANIYEHFSTCSTSNENLKTLFAGVDGLKDTSAPLSHGCEEFCVLVQRMLGMWSDLVSYFTSCNESNDKAKLICSQLENPKIRITLMFLDHSLGPLRAFEQHLQQSKGSVRADLVQILREASGLLRSYASSFLRPQAVIRYLKERDPAILENSTFCLPATELSLGGVVEDFISAREEELADSLNAFHDECLAFYKTLTTSIADNLPLSESVLRAVSQLLSPAGRLKVTGKSITELAIQFGICSKPEDSAKLTDEFLEYQLVEDEEDTSSTLSLERYWCNVLKTFPPESIFKRLVLCFFVLPCPSLEAEKIFAQAVENGDAAHWDDSSSESDTDMTKELDSNDDSSLEQTEVKSSPIRNGRMKKTRGSTSEMVQHSDTVKPCVVRLQKITSQREMDLRKGGADDDISSTLNEVKNNARSSGLNSTLSPRSGKREQAYNDGKGYAIGELVWGKVKGFSWWPGLVVAWKGRTLPVSMRRVEWFGDGMFSEMYTEGLQPFAAFTKCFCSKSYEGLPTYKNAIYQILELAAERCGKSFPPSEKKGEDVKAMLDWAFGGFQPMGPDGFLPPVDSSASNKTESDSSVSDYQPPAKRKYVFKNRQSGQSGQSGQSAQDYTRDQMVYEVTTKGRRIEDFCLSCGTANVEIFHPLFEGSLCFKCKENFTETLYRYDDDGYQSYCTVCCAGLEVILCGNASCCRCFCKDCLNVLVGPGTFDKLKEVDPWSCYICLPSKCYGVLKLRPDWSVRVQEFFANNSAFEFEPHRVYPSIPAHQRRPIRVLSLFDGIATGYLVLKELGFKVERYIASEICEDSIAVGMIKHEGQIEYVKDVRTITRKHLAEWGPFDLLIGGSPCNDLSMVNPARKGLFEGTGRLFFEYYRMLTMMRPREDDDRPFFWLFENVVAMSAHDKADICRFLECNPVMIDAVKVSPAHRARYFWGNLPGMNRPLATSLTDKADLQDCLEVGRTAMFSKVRTITTKSNSIKQGKMGPLPVTMNGKEDYLWCTEMERIFGFPKHYTDVNNMGRGQRQKVLGRSWSVPVIRHLFAPLKDYFACE; encoded by the exons ATGGCTACGAATGTTAGTCTGGACCCCAATAACCCTGATGACAAGTGCAGTCGCTATGAGGTTTTGTCCTGGATGAACGAAACATTACAAACTAATTTTACTCAAGTGGAGCAATGTCGTTCAG gtgcGTGTTTTTGCCAGCTTATGGACTTGCTCTTCCCAGGGTCCATTGACATGAGCAAAGTAAAGTTTGAGTCCCAA AAAAGGTCTGATTTTGTACAGAACTACAGTCTTCTGCAGACAGCTTTCCGAAAATCAGGCGTGAAAGAG CGAATCCCTGTGAAGCAGCTTCTCACAGGAAAGTTTAGACCCAATTTCACTTTCCTGAAATGGTTCAAAAAGTTTTTCCTTGCCAATGAGAAGCAAGGGAGAGAATACAACCCAGTTGAAGCTCGTAGTGGTCAGGATATTGTGCAGGTAGATGACCCTGTTAGGTCTCCAAAATCCTGGAAAACACCACGTGAATCTG GCAGAGTCAGAGATGAGTCTGACAAAGATATGGAATTGAATGGGAAGAACCAACCTGTGACTTACAATCCTAAATGGCAAAAAACCTTCAAATGGATCAGAGCCAGCGATATGGGAGACAACTGTGCTTACTGCACTTTGTGTGACCACAATATAGCTTTACAAGCAGGTTTTTTTGATGTGAAGCGACACCAGCAGACTCAGAAGCATATGAGGCATGAGAAGGCAGGGTTAAATTCACTTTCCTGTAGTGACACCATGCTTCTTTTTATTCAAAACCATTGCCTCTCCAGTTTACCCTCAAGGATCAACAAGGTCTCCCAGCGTACTGCAAGCTACATCCTCGGCCTAAATTATCCAAATGATATTATTTCAGCTTGTAAGATGAATCCGTACTGTATCTACATATACGGGCAGGTGCCTCTCGATGCAGAAAGCAGAGAAAGGACCTTCTGCCACGTGGTGCTAGTGGGCTTTTTTGAAGAAAAGCAAGCAAGGTATTGCATCCGCCTCCTTGACGTCTTTCAGGCTGAAGATGGTAGCTCTGTATCTAAAGGTTTACTCAGTGTCCTCCAAAAGTTCGAGCTTCCTGCTGGCAACATGGTAGCGTTCTACGTTAATGACCAGGAACGGACCTCAGGAAGTGTTGTATCGCAGATTCAGGAGCTCAACCCACAGGTGATTGATCTTGGTGGACTTTACAGCGTACCTGACACTGCCTGCAGTGCTGGCCTACAGGCTCACTCCACTCAGGTTCAGGAACTTATTGCCAACATCTATGAACACTTCTCAACTTGTTCCACCAGCAACGAGAACCTCAAGACGCTGTTTGCAGGCGTTGATGGACTAAAAGACACCAGCGCTCCCCTCTCACACGGTTGTGAGGAGTTTTGTGTGCTTGTTCAGAGGATGCTTGGAATGTGGAGTGATTTGGTATCATACTTCACTTCCTGCAATGAAAGTAATGATAAAGCCAAGCTAATTTGTTCACAGTTGGAGAATCCTAAAATTAGGATCACCCTGATGTTTCTGGATCATTCTCTTGGACCACTCCGTGCCTTCGAGCAACACCTGCAACAAAGCAAAGGCTCTGTTCGTGCTGATCTTGTTCAGATCCTTCGAGAAGCAAGTGGACTTCTGCGTTCGTATGCCTCCAGCTTTCTTCGCCCTCAAGCGGTTATACGCTACCTGAAAGAACGAGACCCAGCCATCCTGGAGAACTCAACTTTCTGCCTTCCTGCTACTGAGCTCAGTCTAGGTGGTGTGGTAGAAGACTTCATCTCAGCCAGAGAAGAGGAACTAGCAGATTCCCTGAACGCGTTTCATGATGAGTGTTTAGCTTTCTACAAAACTCTTACGACCTCCATCGCTGACAATCTACCTCTAAGCGAGAGTGTCCTGAGGGCCGTTTCACAGCTTCTCAGCCCGGCAGGAAGATTGAAGGTCACAGGAAAGAGTATTACTGAACTTGCTATACAATTTGGCATCTGCTCCAAACCTGAGGATTCTGCTAAGCTCACAGATGAGTTCCTGGAGTACCAGCTTGTAGAGGATGAAGAAGACACATCTTCAACTCTATCTCTGGAGCGATACTGGTGTAATGTGCTCAAAACTTTTCCACCAGAATCCATCTTCAAGAGACTTGTCCTCTGTTTTTTCGTGTTGCCCTGTCCATCTCTTGAAGCAGAAAAGATCTTTGCACAG GCTGTTGAAAATGGAGATGCTGCTCATTGGGATGATAGTTCAAGTGAAAGTGACACAGATATGACAAAAGAGCTGGATTCCAATGATGACTCTTCTTTAGAGCAAACTGAAGTTAAGAGTTCACCTATCAGAAATGGGAGAATGAAAAAGACCAGAGGCAGCACATCAG AGATGGTTCAACACTCAGACACAGTGAAGCCGTGTGTGGTGCGACTGCAGAAGATCACCAGTCAGAGAG AAATGGACTTAAGAAAAGGTGGAGCCGATGATGATATCAGTAGCACGTTAAATGAG GTTAAGAACAATGCTCGTTCATCTGGATTGAATTCGACACTGAGCCCCAGATCTGGAAAGAGAGAACAAGCGTACAAT GATGGAAAAGGTTATGCCATTGGAGAACTTGTGTGGGGAAAAGTAAAAGGCTTCTCCTGGTGGCCTGGACTGGTGGTGGCGTGGAAGGGCAGAACACTTCCTGTGTCAATGAGACGTGTGGAGTGGTTTGGAGATGGCATGTTTTCAGAG ATGTATACAGAGGGACTGCAGCCCTTCGCTGCGTTTACAAAGTGCTTTTGTAGTAAATCCTATGAAGGTCTGCCTACCTACAAGAATGCAATCTACCAAATCCTAGAG TTGGCAGCGGAGCGCTGTGGGAAGTCATTCCCCCCTTCTGAGAAGAAAGGGGAAGACGTGAAAGCCATGCTGGATTGGGCATTTGGAGGCTTCCAGCCCATGGGTCCTGATGGCTTTTTGCCTCCTGTGg ACAGCTCTGCCAGTAATAAAACCGAGTCGGATTCCTCTGTGTCTGATTATCAGCCTCCAGCCAAGAGAAAGTATGTCTTCAAAAACAGACAGTCAGGACAGTCAGGACAATCAGGGCAGTCAGCTCAGGATTACACCAGAG ATCAAATGGTCTATGAGGTAACAACTAAAGGCAGACGTATTGAAG ATTTCTGCCTGTCCTGTGGAACTGCCAACGTTGAAATATTCCATCCTCTTTTTGAGGGAAGCCTTTGTTTTAAATGCAAG gagAACTTTACAGAGACTCTGTACAGATATGATGATGATGGCTATCAGTCATACTGCACTGTCTGCTGTGCTGGACTTGAGGTCATTCTCTGTGGAAACGCCAGCTGCTGCAG GTGTTTCTGTAAAGACTGTTTGAATGTGTTGGTGGGACCAGGGACATTCGATAAACTGAAGGAGGTTGACCCATGGAGCTGTTACATCTGCCTGCCCTCTAAGTGCTACGGCGTGCTCAAGCTCAGGCCTGACTGGAGTGTTCGTGTCCAGGAGTTTTTCGCCAATAACAGTGCCTTTGAATTT GAGCCACACCGAGTGTATCCTTCTATTCCAGCTCATCAGCGTCGTCCAATCAGAGTTCTCTCCCTGTTTGATGGGATTGCAACAG GTTACCTGGTTTTAAAAGAGTTAGGCTTTAAAGTGGAGCGCTACATTGCTTCTGAGATCTGTGAAGACTCCATTGCTGTTGGGATGATCAAACATGAGGGCCAGATTGAGTATGTGAAAGATGTGCGAACCATCACAAGGAAACAT CTGGCTGAGTGGGGGCCATTTGACCTCCTGATCGGTGGAAGTCCCTGTAATGACCTGTCCATGGTGAATCCAGCCAGAAAAGGTCTTTTTG AAGGCACAGGTCGGCTGTTCTTTGAATATTATCGCATGTTAACCATGATGAGGCCAAGAGAGGATGACGATCGCCCTTTTTTCTGGCTCTTTGAGAATGTAGTAGCCATGAGTGCCCATGACAAGGCTGATATCTGTCGTTTCCTGGAG TGTAATCCTGTGATGATTGATGCTGTGAAAGTAAGCCCAGCCCACAGGGCCCGCTACTTCTGGGGAAATTTACCTGGAATGAACCG ACCACTTGCTACTTCACTCACTGATAAAGCAGATCTGCAGGACTGCCTGGAGGTTGGACGAACTGCAATG TTCAGCAAGGTTCGCACTATCACCACCAAGTCCAACTCCATCAAACAGGGGAAGATGGGGCCTCTGCCAGTCACCATGAATGGAAAAGAAGACTATCTTTGGTGCACTGAAATGGAGAG AATATTTGGGTTCCCAAAGCATTACACAGATGTGAATAATATGGGACGGGGACAGCGGCAGAAGGTGCTTGGGCGGTCCTGGAGCGTTCCTGTGATCCGCCACCTCTTTGCCCCTCTGAAGGATTACTTTGCTTGCGAGTAA
- the mapre1a gene encoding microtubule-associated protein RP/EB family member 1a isoform X1, with product MAVNVFSTSVTSDNLSRHDMLTWINESLQMSHAKIEQLCSGAAYCQFMDMLFPSCLPLKKVKFQAKLEHEYIHNFKLLQGSFKKMGVSKIIPVDKLVKGKFQDNFEFVQWFKKFFDANYDGKEYDPVAARQGQETATSQSSVAATANKPRKPTSDITPAVKPMAPVAPQRSAAAPKSAPKTSPAATRGAGTGGGDEEKGALTQMVNDLKATIADMEKERDFYFGKLRNIELICQEKEGEGDPTLQRIVDILYATDEGFVIPEDEGGEPEEF from the exons ATGGCTGTGAACGTGTTCTCGACATCAGTGACAAGTGATAACCTCAGCCGCCATGACATGCTCACATGGATAAACGAGTCTTTACAGATGAGCCATGCCAAGATCGAGCAACTGTGCTCAG gTGCTGCTTACTGTCAATTCATGGACATGCTGTTCCCATCATGTCTTCCACTGAAGAAAGTCAAATTCCAGGCCAAACTTGAGCACGAATATATCCATAACTTCAAACTCCTTCAAGGCAGCTTCAAAAAGATGGGAGTTAGCAAA ATTATTCCTGTTGACAAGCTTGTGAAGGGCAAGTTCCAGGATAACTTTGAGTTTGTGCAGTGGTTTAAAAAGTTCTTTGATGCAAATTATGACGGGAAGGAATATGATCCGGTGGCGGCTCGACAGGGACAAGAAACTGCCACCAGTCAGAGTTCAGTGGCAGCTACAGCTAACAAGCCAAGGAAACCCACCTCAG ACATCACACCTGCAGTCAAGCCAATGGCCCCTGTTG CTCCACAGCGTTCAGCCGCAGCACCTAAATCTGCACCAAAGACATCTCCAGCTGCAACGAGAGGCGCGGGAACAGGCGGCGGCGATGAAGAGAAAGGAGCACTTACTCAGATG GTAAATGACCTGAAGGCTACTATTGCTGACATGGAAAAGGAAAGGGATTTCTACTTTGGCAAACTGAGAAACATCGAGCTCATCTGCCAAGAGAAAGAGGGTGAGGGTGATCCTACACTGCAAAGAATTGTGGATATTCTGTATGCCACAGAT GAAGGTTTTGTAATTCCAGAGGATGAGGGAGGAGAACCAGAAGAGTTTTGA
- the mapre1a gene encoding microtubule-associated protein RP/EB family member 1a isoform X2, which yields MAVNVFSTSVTSDNLSRHDMLTWINESLQMSHAKIEQLCSGAAYCQFMDMLFPSCLPLKKVKFQAKLEHEYIHNFKLLQGSFKKMGVSKIIPVDKLVKGKFQDNFEFVQWFKKFFDANYDGKEYDPVAARQGQETATSQSSVAATANKPRKPTSAPQRSAAAPKSAPKTSPAATRGAGTGGGDEEKGALTQMVNDLKATIADMEKERDFYFGKLRNIELICQEKEGEGDPTLQRIVDILYATDEGFVIPEDEGGEPEEF from the exons ATGGCTGTGAACGTGTTCTCGACATCAGTGACAAGTGATAACCTCAGCCGCCATGACATGCTCACATGGATAAACGAGTCTTTACAGATGAGCCATGCCAAGATCGAGCAACTGTGCTCAG gTGCTGCTTACTGTCAATTCATGGACATGCTGTTCCCATCATGTCTTCCACTGAAGAAAGTCAAATTCCAGGCCAAACTTGAGCACGAATATATCCATAACTTCAAACTCCTTCAAGGCAGCTTCAAAAAGATGGGAGTTAGCAAA ATTATTCCTGTTGACAAGCTTGTGAAGGGCAAGTTCCAGGATAACTTTGAGTTTGTGCAGTGGTTTAAAAAGTTCTTTGATGCAAATTATGACGGGAAGGAATATGATCCGGTGGCGGCTCGACAGGGACAAGAAACTGCCACCAGTCAGAGTTCAGTGGCAGCTACAGCTAACAAGCCAAGGAAACCCACCTCAG CTCCACAGCGTTCAGCCGCAGCACCTAAATCTGCACCAAAGACATCTCCAGCTGCAACGAGAGGCGCGGGAACAGGCGGCGGCGATGAAGAGAAAGGAGCACTTACTCAGATG GTAAATGACCTGAAGGCTACTATTGCTGACATGGAAAAGGAAAGGGATTTCTACTTTGGCAAACTGAGAAACATCGAGCTCATCTGCCAAGAGAAAGAGGGTGAGGGTGATCCTACACTGCAAAGAATTGTGGATATTCTGTATGCCACAGAT GAAGGTTTTGTAATTCCAGAGGATGAGGGAGGAGAACCAGAAGAGTTTTGA